A window of Gambusia affinis linkage group LG03, SWU_Gaff_1.0, whole genome shotgun sequence contains these coding sequences:
- the LOC122827894 gene encoding uncharacterized protein LOC122827894, translating to MSVQFSGWEVVDDGACFPGVMLDPAQTPQNKGIYKMFHGTSVASARAIIAGGFQPSSGGMLGKGVYMSRDVKKASNYPYLSTSSNRVILELRVRVGRVKRIDKDNHPLQYTWSSNGYNTAWVPPNCGMKSVPSGLEEDCVFDPKRVTVVDIAKAPTTAIEKELQQLLDKASKHPKGKAGHHKDVCPLCKRMTQQGAHHIKQKCWTCGQDICILTSKHFCRMSLQFFGWEVTYDDDSPRLELGASQEPKDRGVYTMYHGTTVANARLIIANGFLQSTKGMLGNGVYVSRDRKKAERYPLNINAADRVVLKLHVRVGRVKRIDKDNHPMQYTWSSNGYDTAWVPPNCGMKAVPSGLEEDCVFDPSRITVVDIAKAPNSELEPLKQLVANSLRKPKVAVGSGGAAADCSLCNRKLQQNSAHVKQACWGCGQSICTLMTKHVCTVRI from the exons ATGTCAGTTCAGTTCTCTGGATGGGAGGTGGTGGACGATGGCGCCTGCTTTCCTGGCGTGATGCTGGATCCGGCACAGACGCCTCAGAACAAGGGCATCTACAAAATGTTTCACGGAACCAGCGTTGCCAGTGCACGGGCCATCATCGCTGGTGGATTCCAGCCGTCGTCTGGTGGCATGCTGGGAAAGGGTGTGTACATGAGCAGGGATGTGAAGAAGGCCTCTAACTATCCCTATCTGAGTACCTCTAGTAACCGTGTGATTTTAGAGCTGCGTGTTCGTGTAGGCCGTGTCAAACGCATAGACAAGGACAATCACCCTTTGCAGTACACCTGGAGCAGTAATGGCTACAACACCGCTTGGGTACCCCCCAACTGTGGTATGAAATCTGTGCCCAGCGGCCTGGAGGAGGACTGTGTGTTTGACCCTAAAAGGGTGACAGTTGTGGACATTGCAAAAGCACCAACCACCGCAATAGAAAAGGAGCTTCAGCAGCTTCTTGACAAAGCGTCTAAACATCCCAAGGGAAAAGCTGGTCACCATAAAGATGTTTGTCCGCTGTGCAAGAGGATGACCCAACAAGGAGCTCATCACATCAAGCAGAAGTGCTGGACGTGTGGTCAAGACATCTGTATTCTCACGTCCAAGCACTTCT GCAGGATGTCACTGCAGTTCTTTGGCTGGGAGGTGACCTACGACGATGACTCTCCTCGTCTGGAGCTGGGGGCCTCACAAGAACCCAAAGACCGGGGCGTCTACACCATGTACCATGGCACCACTGTTGCCAATGCGCGTCTCATCATTGCCAATGGCTTTCTGCAGTCGACCAAGGGCATGCTGGGGAACGGTGTGTATGTAAGTCGTGACAGAAAGAAGGCAGAACGTTATCCTCTGAACATCAACGCTGCAGATCGTGTGGTGCTGAAGCTGCACGTGCGCGTTGGCCGTGTCAAACGCATAGACAAGGACAACCATCCAATGCAGTATACCTGGAGCAGTAATGGCTACGACACAGCTTGGGTACCCCCCAACTGTGGCATGAAAGCTGTGCCCAGCGGTCTGGAGGAGGACTGTGTGTTTGACCCAAGCAGAATAACGGTTGTGGACATTGCTAAGGCTCCAAACTCAGAACTGGAGCCACTTAAGCAGCTTGTCGCCAACAGTCTCAGAAAGCCCAAAGTTGCAGTTGGCAGTGGGGGTGCTGCAGCTGATTGTTCACTGTGCAACAGAAAACTACAGCAGAATTCTGCACATGTCAAGCAAGCGTGCTGGGGATGTGGGCAAAGCATTTGCACGCTAATGACCAAACATGTCTGTACAGTCAGGATTTAA